The Myxococcales bacterium genome window below encodes:
- a CDS encoding multidrug effflux MFS transporter → MTDAVSRARVVRPAMGFVELVAFLATIMALNALAIDVVLPGLPHLGADLGVAEGNRRQLVIVVYLIGMGASQLVHGPLADRIGRRPTLLVGLTIYGVAALASAVAPSFGALIVARVVQGLGAGAPRVVAVSIARDRYRGSEMARVMSLVMMVFMVVPVLAPSVGQAVLWVASWRWIFGVLAVAGAVVAAWAGLRLTETLAPEHRRSLSPRTVARGLREVVTTRATAVPMLAMALTHGALMAFVTSAQQVYQDTFHVGAAFALWFALIAVTMSVAAFGNSRLVRTFGPARLARRALHLMIFSAAVMAALAVTDHLNLFGYEALACVVLMSFGFVGSNLNALAMEPMGHLAGTASSVLGAVTTIGGALIGGVVGQLYDGTVRPLALGVLVLAISARAALLLTPTPDP, encoded by the coding sequence GTGACCGACGCTGTCTCCCGGGCTCGTGTGGTGCGCCCGGCGATGGGGTTCGTCGAGCTGGTGGCGTTCCTCGCCACGATCATGGCGCTCAACGCCCTCGCCATCGACGTGGTGCTGCCGGGGCTGCCGCACCTGGGCGCCGACCTCGGCGTCGCCGAGGGCAACCGGCGCCAGCTGGTGATCGTCGTGTACCTGATCGGCATGGGCGCGTCGCAGCTGGTGCACGGGCCGCTCGCGGATCGCATCGGGCGCCGGCCGACGCTGCTGGTCGGCCTGACCATCTACGGCGTCGCGGCCCTGGCCAGCGCGGTCGCGCCCAGCTTCGGCGCGCTGATCGTCGCGCGGGTGGTGCAGGGCCTCGGCGCCGGCGCGCCGCGGGTCGTCGCGGTGTCGATCGCGCGCGACCGCTACCGCGGCTCGGAGATGGCGCGGGTGATGTCGCTGGTGATGATGGTGTTCATGGTCGTGCCGGTGCTGGCGCCGTCGGTGGGGCAGGCGGTGCTGTGGGTGGCGTCGTGGCGGTGGATCTTCGGCGTGCTGGCCGTCGCGGGCGCCGTGGTCGCGGCGTGGGCCGGGCTGCGCCTGACCGAGACGCTCGCGCCCGAGCACCGCCGCTCGCTGTCGCCGCGGACGGTCGCGCGCGGGCTGCGCGAGGTGGTCACGACCCGCGCCACCGCGGTGCCGATGCTGGCGATGGCGCTCACGCACGGCGCGCTGATGGCGTTCGTGACCTCCGCCCAGCAGGTCTACCAGGACACGTTCCACGTCGGCGCGGCGTTCGCGCTGTGGTTCGCGTTGATCGCCGTGACGATGTCGGTGGCGGCGTTCGGCAACTCGCGGCTGGTGCGCACGTTCGGGCCGGCGCGGCTGGCCCGACGCGCGCTGCACCTGATGATCTTCAGCGCCGCGGTGATGGCCGCGCTCGCGGTCACCGATCACCTGAACCTGTTCGGGTACGAGGCGCTGGCCTGCGTCGTGCTGATGAGCTTCGGGTTCGTCGGCTCGAACCTGAACGCGCTGGCGATGGAGCCGATGGGCCACCTGGCCGGGACCGCGTCGTCGGTGCTGGGCGCGGTCACGACCATCGGCGGCGCGCTGATCGGCGGCGTGGTCGGGCAGCTCTACGACGGCACCGTCCGGCCGCTGGCGCTCGGCGTGCTCGTCCTCGCGATCTCGGCCCGGGCTGCGCTGTTGCTGACGCCGACCCCCGACCCGTGA